The Lonchura striata isolate bLonStr1 chromosome Z, bLonStr1.mat, whole genome shotgun sequence genome window below encodes:
- the LOC144248325 gene encoding serine/threonine-protein kinase PAK 3-like, translated as MKDLAWLSPVSWRSLAEDLRVRSHQESKSGILVLQVNRVDFQRSCVHFSALSRRGSLRPRSSQQTACTPRGVLLYPLGGIQCAKQQSTAKMFGQVCAAVCTIFTVAYSGYYLTHLTRCAKVTSHVDGEKPVLWAQPQAASCPPAAGTSSSSPAQQPEMREEQGLKTLRSIVSLGEPMKKYRAFEELGRGGFGAVYKALDTSTGQQVAIKIMSLQEKMSEELAVNEILVMRDSRNPNIVSYLDSYLVDAELWLVMEFMDGGTLFDVLRAVYLEEGQIGAVCRECLQGLHFLHSRQVIHRDIKSGNVLVGMDGSVKLADFGLCAQLSPERSKRSSRVGTPSWMAPEVVRGEAYGPKVDIWSLGIMGLEMVEGEAPYERMARVRVFELIETNGPPKLQNPRHHSALLRDFLRCCLQADEDRRWSAQELLQHPFVTSGEPASSLAALVTSAKQVLEDWRGDACA; from the exons ATGAAGgacctggcctggctgtcccccgtTTCCTGGCGGTCACTTG CAGAGGACTTGCGGGTGCGGAGTCACCAGGAAAGCAAGTCTGGCATCCTTGTTCTACAGGTGAACCGAGTTGATTTCCAGAGGAGTTGCGTGCACTTTTCCGCCCTCTCACGCa GAGGATCCTTGCGACCAAGGAGTTCTCAGCAGACGGCCTGCACCCCGAGAGGAGTCTTGCTTTACCCCTTGGGTGGCATTCAGTGTGCGAAGCAGCAGAGCACGGCCAAAATGTTCGGGCAGGTCTGTGCCGCGGTTTGCACCATCTTTACCGTTGCTTATTCTGGATATTACCTGACCCACCTGACTC GCTGCGCCAAG gtCACCTCACACGTGGATGGAGAAAAGCCTGTGCTTTG ggctcagccgcAGG CGGCCAGCTGTCCCCCAGCTGCCGGCACTTcatccagcagcccagcccagcagcccgagatgagagaggagcagggcctgAAGACACTGA GGAGCATTGTGAGTCTGGGCGAGCCAATGAAGAAATACAGGGCATTTGAAGAACTTGGACGAGG GGGCTTTGGAGCTGTTTATAAAGCCCTCGACACCAGCACAGGACAACAG GTGGCCATCAAGATAATGTCTCTTCAGGAGAAGATGTCTGAGGAGCTGGCTGTCAATGAAATCTTGGTgatgagggacagcaggaatccCAATATTGTCAGCTACTTAGACAG ctaccTGGTGGATGCGGagctctggctggtgatggagtTCATGGACGGCGGCACGTTGTTTGATGTGCTCAGGGCAGTGTACCTGGAGGAAGGACAGATAGGCGCCGTCTGTCGGGAG tgcctgcaaggactgcatttccttcattcCCGCCAAGTCATCCACAGGGACATCAAAAGCGGCAACGTTCTCGTGGGCATGGACGgatctgtcaagctgg ctgactttggcctctgcgctcagctcagccctgagcgcAGCAAGCGCAGCTCCAGAGTGGGCACTCCCAGCTGGATGGCCCCGGAAGTGGTGAGAGGAGAAGCCtacggccccaaagtggacatctggtccctggggatCATGGGGCTGGAAATGGTGGAAGGGGAAGCTCCTTACGAGAGGATGGCCCGTGTCAGG GTTTTTGAACTGATAGAAACGAACGGGCCCCCGAAACTGCAGAACCCCAGGCACCACTCGGCTCTCCTGCGCGACTTtctgcgctgctgcctgcaggcagacGAGGACaggcgctggtctgcccaggaactcctgcag CATCCGTTTGTGACCTCAGGCGAgccagcctccagcctggctgctctggtcaCCTCAGCCAAGCAAGTGCTGGAAGACTGGAGAGGAGACGCTTGCGCCTGA